The following proteins are encoded in a genomic region of Molothrus aeneus isolate 106 chromosome 14, BPBGC_Maene_1.0, whole genome shotgun sequence:
- the STARD8 gene encoding stAR-related lipid transfer protein 8, with amino-acid sequence MPLLDFFWACFKRAKKFTLLEDKKDAEIEAKKACDWLRAAGFPQYAQLYEESSFPLDISAVKKDHSFLDQDSLKSLCRRLMTLNTCASMKLDVHFQRKQNEDSEEEVDFAISTRWSYQRDSKRWSRVGSADVVSQGSEALSCTMHPVSSRESVLTDLSTNPEATSLHSTGSVGSVGGTGGTLGTAAVPSQPLSPLRAAATASSCSQSEGSAPEQPPGQGEASKEKLKKRRSRSFLKRIESLRRKDKEKPSPDRRVAPHSSATLPPGWGSLKDDGDLAATRTNSSKRGTPAPFHSKRHFFSVSYRTNRLRGPGGTKGSSDPKRGGVYLEDYDTDTAPAAGGAWAAAECQRRARHGDCLVYIPCDHKPGTFPKSLSIESLCPLAGSSLPHWSAGSAAVGLGGGGSSSSVEGSSSPRGFARRRRGSCSSLGSRVSVYDNVPDFGSSEDFCKDGEVSFKNLDDILHDVGVLQKKVELWCKAVSPGLDGEEEGDEEEDEEESDSGGEPSNLHFEEQSMSDVGTSASDFDSTGNSLNEAEEIETRERRDSGVGASLTRPCRKLRWHSFQNSHRPSLNSASLEINRQSSAQLNLLQKCSLLRLTAIMEKYSVPHKQAWTWTVPKFMKRSKVPDYRDKMVFGVPPIVNVQRTGQPLPQSIQQAMRYLRSQCLDQVGIFRKSGVKSRIQALRHMNETSPDHVDYSGQSAYDVADLLKQYFRDLPEPIFTSKLTDTFLQIYQFVSKEQRLQAVQAAIILMPDENREVLQTLLYFLSDIASAEENQMTAGNLAVCLAPSIFHLNVSKKESTSPRAIHKRGTMGKPDQKDLNENMAATQGLSHMISDCKKLFQVSHDILLQLSSSYMAADAYPHPLADLVCQGESKDLHSYFEQSVQNLLKESSEKFKGWLSTPGPLNTELSCKKVGDGNPLRLWKVSTDVEAPPATVLHRLLRERHLWDEDLLQSRVVEALDKDMEVYHYVTDSMAPHPRRDCMVLRRWRTDLPRGACLLSSLSVEHDKVPVEGGVKAIVLTSQYLIEPGAMGRSRVTHICRADLRGRSPEWYNRVFGHLCAMELVRIRDSFPALSPVGPETKI; translated from the exons AAATTGAAGCCAAGAAAGCGTGTGACTGGCTGCGGGCAGCAGGGTTCCCGCAGTATGCCCAGCTCTACGAAG AGTCGTCATTCCCTCTTGACATCAGTGCTGTGAAGAAGGACCACAGCTTCCTGGACCAGGATTCCCTCAAATCCCTGTGCAG GAGGCTGATGACCCTGAACACCTGTGCCTCCATGAAGCTGGATGTTCACTTTCAGCGTAAACAG AATGAAGACTCTGAAGAGGAAGTCGACTTTGCCATCAGCACCCGGTGGTCCTACCAGAGGGACAGCAAAAGGTGGTCACGGGTGGGGTCCGCCGATGTCGTGTCCCAGGGCTCGGAGGCCCTGAGCTGCACCATGCACCCGGTGTCCAGCCGGGAGAGCGTCCTCACAGACCTCAGCACCAACCCCGAGGCCACGTCCCTGCACAGCACGGGCAGTGTGGGCAGCGTGGGTGGCACGGGTGGCAcgctgggcactgcagctgtgccatcccagcccctgtcccccctcCGTGCCGCTGCCACcgcctccagctgcagccagagcgAGGGCTCTGCCCCGGAGCAGCCCCCGGGCCAGGGAGAGGCCTCTAAGGAGAAGCTGAAGAAGCGACGGTCTCGAAGCTTCCTGAAGAGGATCGAGTCCCTgcggaggaaggacaaggagaagcCCAGCCCAGACAGGAGGGTGGCTCCGCACAGCAGCGCCACTCTCCCGCCAGGATGGGGCTCTCTGAAGGATGATGGGGACCTTGCAGCCACCAGGACCAACTCCTCTAAAAGAGGGACACCTGCCCCTTTCCACAGCAAAAGACACTTCTTCTCGGTATCATACAGGACTAACCGCCTGCGCGGCCCCGGGGGCACCAAGGGCAGCTCTGACCCCAAACGCGGTGGAGTTTATTTGGAGGATTACGACACAGACACAGCCCCTGCCGCCGGCGGTGCTTGGGCTGCTGCCGAGTGCCAGCGCCGGGCTCGCCATGGCGATTGCCTGGTCTATATCCCCTGTGACCACAAGCCCGGCaccttccccaaatccctgtccATCGAGAGCTTGTGTCCCCTGGCCGGCAGCTCCCTGCCGCACTGGAGCGCCGGGAGCGCGGCCGTGGGGCTGGGCgggggcggcagcagcagcagcgtggaGGGCTCGTCCTCCCCGAGGGGCTTCgcccgccggcgccgcggctcctgcagctccctgggcagccgcGTCAGCGTCTACGACAACGTGCCGGACTTCGGCAGCAGCGAGGATTTCTGCAAGGACGGGGAGGTCAGCTTCAAGAACCTCGACGACATCCTGCATGATGTCGGGGTGCTGCAGAAGAAGGTGGAGCTCTGGTGTAAAGCCGTCTCCCCTGGCCTCGATGGAGAGGAAGAGGGCGAcgaagaggaggatgaggaggagtcGGACTCGGGAGGGGAACCCTCCAACCTGCATTTCGAAGAACAGTCCATGTCGGATGTCGGCACCTCTGCCAGTGACTTTGATAGCACTGGGAACTCCCTCAACGAGGCTGAAGAGATCGAGACACGGGAGCGCCGGGATTCGGGGGTAGGAGCATCCCTCACGAGACCCTGCAG AAAGCTGCGTTGGCACAGCTTCCAGAACTCGCACCGGCCCAGCCTGAACTCAGCCTCGCTGGAGATCAACCGCCAGTCATCGGCCCAGCTCAACCTGCTCCAGAAGTGCTCCCTGCTCCGGCTCACGGCCATCATGGAGAAGTACTCTGTGCCCCACAAACAGGCCTGGACGTG GACTGTCCCCAAGTTCATGAAGCGGAGTAAAGTCCCTGACTACAGGGACAAGATGGTTTTTGGTGTGCCACCCATCGTCAACGTGCAGCGGacggggcagcccctgccccagagcaTCCAGCAGGCCATGCGCTACTTGCGCAGCCAGTGCCTGGACCAG GTTGGCATTTTCCGCAAGTCCGGGGTGAAGTCCCGGATCCAGGCGCTCCGGCACATGAACGAGACCAGCCCTGACCACGTGGACTACTCGGGGCAGTCAGCGTACGACGTGGCCGACCTGCTGAAGCAATACTTCCGCGACCTGCCCGAGCCCATCTTCACCAGCAAGCTGACCGACACCTTCCTGCAGATCTACCAGT TCGTGTCCAAGGAGCAGCGGCTGCAGGCGGTGCAGGCCGCCATCATCCTCATGCCGGACGAGAACAGGGAGGTGCTGCAGACCCTGCTCTACTTCCTGAGCGACATCGCCTCGGCTGAGGAGAACCAGATGACAGCTGGGAACCTGGCTGTGTGCCTGGCCCCCTCCATCTTCCACCTCAATGTGTCCAAGAAGGAAAGCACATCGCCCAG GGCCATACACAAGAGGGGCACCATGGGGAAGCCGGACCAGAAGGATCTCAATGAGAACATGGCTGCCACGCAGGGGCTCTCCCACATGATCAGTGACTGCAAGAAGCTCTTCCAG GTCTCCCATGACAtcttgctgcagctgagcagctcctATATGGCTGCAGATGCTTATCCCCACCCCCTGGCTGACTTGGTGTGCCAGGGGGAGAGCAAGGATTTACACTCCTACTTTGAGCAGAGTGTCCAGAACCTGCTCAAAGAGTCGTCAGAGAAATTCAAAGGATGGCTGAGCACGCCGGGGCCCCTGAACACGGAGCTGTCTTGCAAAAAG GTTGGGGACGGGAACCCTCTGCGCCTGTGGAAGGTCTCCACGGATGTCGAGGCCCCTCCTGCCACGGTGCTGCACCGGCTGCTGCGGGAGCGTCACCTGTGGGACGAGgacctgctgcagagcagggtggtGGAGGCTCTGGACAAGGACATGGAGGTGTACCACTACGTGACAGACAGCATGGCCCCGCACCCGCGCAGGGACTGCATGGTGCTCCG GCGCTGGCGCACGGACCTGCCGCGGGGAGcctgcctgctcagctccctcTCGGTGGAGCACGACAAGGTGCCAGTGGAGGGAGGTGTCAAGGCCATCGTGCTGACGTCCCAGTACCTCATCGAGCCCGGCGCCATGGGCCGCTCCCGGGTCACCCACATCTGCAGGGCTGACCTCAG gggTCGATCTCCTGAGTGGTATAACAGGGTCTTTGGCCACCTCTGTGCCATGGAGCTGGTGAGGATCCGAGActctttcccagccctgagtcCCGTCGGCCCCGAGACAAAGATTTGA